A window of the Brachyhypopomus gauderio isolate BG-103 chromosome 14, BGAUD_0.2, whole genome shotgun sequence genome harbors these coding sequences:
- the LOC143475275 gene encoding stress-associated endoplasmic reticulum protein 1-like — MVAKQRIRMANEKHSKNITQRGNVKTSKNTNDDKVSVGPWLLALFIFVVCGSAIFQIIQSIRMGM; from the exons ATGGTGGCCAAACAGAGGATCCGCATGGCCAACGAGAAGCACAGCAAGAACATCACCCAGAGAGGCAACGTGAAGACCTCC AAAAATACCAACGATGACAAAGTTTCAGTGGGACCGTGGCTTCTGGCTCTCTTCATTTTTGTTGTATGCGGGTCAG CAATATTCCAGATCATTCAGAGCATCCGGATGGGAATGTAA